The following coding sequences are from one Achromobacter sp. B7 window:
- a CDS encoding 3'-5' exonuclease, translating into MTPTLVFDLETIPDADGLRKLNGWGQEVSDLEVVERALAARREAVGHDFLPLHLHKVAVVGCVFRDDQGFRVKTLGQADDPEAALLAGFFKTIERYTPKLISWNGSGFDLPVLHYRSLILGVPAPRYWDMGEEDRDFKFNNYIARYHTRHLDLMDVLAKYNGRANAPLDDLAKLCGFPGKLGMDGSKVWEAWHTGRADEVRAYCETDVVNTWLVYCRFRFLRGELDRTAYDAEIALVRDTLSASDAPHWKEYMAAWDAT; encoded by the coding sequence ATGACGCCCACCCTGGTATTCGACCTTGAAACCATCCCCGATGCCGATGGGCTGCGCAAGCTCAACGGCTGGGGCCAAGAGGTCTCGGACCTGGAAGTGGTGGAACGCGCGCTGGCCGCGCGCCGCGAAGCCGTCGGGCACGATTTCCTGCCGCTGCATCTGCACAAGGTTGCGGTGGTGGGCTGTGTGTTCCGCGACGACCAAGGCTTTCGCGTCAAGACGCTGGGCCAGGCGGACGACCCTGAAGCCGCCTTGCTGGCCGGCTTCTTCAAGACGATCGAACGCTATACGCCCAAGCTCATCAGCTGGAATGGCTCGGGTTTCGACCTGCCCGTGCTGCACTACCGCAGCCTGATCCTGGGCGTGCCCGCGCCCCGCTATTGGGACATGGGCGAAGAAGACCGCGATTTCAAGTTCAACAACTACATTGCCCGTTATCACACGCGGCATCTGGATTTGATGGACGTGCTGGCCAAGTACAACGGCCGCGCCAACGCGCCGCTGGACGACCTGGCCAAGCTGTGCGGCTTTCCCGGCAAGCTGGGCATGGACGGCAGCAAGGTCTGGGAAGCATGGCACACCGGCCGCGCCGACGAGGTCCGCGCCTATTGCGAAACCGACGTCGTCAACACCTGGCTGGTGTACTGCCGCTTTCGCTTCCTGCGTGGCGAGCTGGACCGCACGGCGTATGACGCCGAGATCGCCCTGGTGCGCGATACGCTGTCCGCCAGCGACGCACCGCACTGGAAGGAATACATGGCGGCGTGGGACGCTACCTGA
- the surE gene encoding 5'/3'-nucleotidase SurE, which yields MRILVSNDDGYSAPGLEALVAALQGLGDLTVVAPETNHSGASNSLTLNRPLSVRTASNGFIAVNGTPSDCVHVALTGLMDTRPDLVVSGINNGANMGDDTLYSGTVAAASEGYLFGIPAIAFSLAEKGWEHIESAARAARQVVERHLAQPLAAPVLLNVNIPNRRFEDLHGFAVTRLGKRHPSQPVVRTTTPYGDTVYWIGPVGLAADATPGTDFHAVEQGTVSVTPLRLDLTQHSQLDEIRTWAEPLCANA from the coding sequence ATGCGAATTCTGGTTTCGAACGATGATGGTTATTCGGCCCCTGGGCTCGAAGCGCTGGTAGCGGCGCTGCAAGGCCTGGGCGATCTCACCGTCGTTGCGCCCGAGACCAACCACAGCGGCGCTTCCAATTCCCTGACCTTGAACCGCCCCTTGTCCGTGCGCACGGCCTCGAACGGCTTCATCGCCGTCAATGGCACGCCGTCCGATTGCGTGCACGTGGCGCTGACCGGCTTGATGGATACCCGGCCCGACCTGGTCGTGTCCGGCATCAACAACGGCGCCAACATGGGCGACGACACCTTGTATTCCGGCACGGTGGCCGCCGCTAGCGAAGGCTATCTGTTCGGCATTCCCGCCATTGCGTTTTCGTTGGCGGAAAAGGGCTGGGAACACATCGAGTCAGCCGCGCGCGCGGCCCGCCAGGTGGTGGAACGCCATCTGGCCCAACCGCTGGCCGCGCCCGTGCTGCTAAATGTGAATATCCCGAACCGCCGCTTTGAAGACCTGCACGGCTTCGCGGTTACGCGTTTGGGCAAGCGGCATCCCTCGCAGCCCGTCGTGCGCACCACCACGCCTTATGGCGACACGGTGTACTGGATCGGCCCGGTCGGCCTGGCGGCCGACGCCACGCCCGGCACCGATTTCCATGCGGTGGAGCAGGGCACGGTATCGGTCACGCCCTTGCGGCTGGACCTGACCCAGCACAGCCAGCTGGACGAAATCAGAACCTGGGCGGAGCCGTTATGCGCAAACGCGTAA
- a CDS encoding peptidoglycan DD-metalloendopeptidase family protein yields MLNGQSQLTDMTMGASMTRLRRPLFIVGALSLAILAGCASKGTRAPVVDMTAGQPASTAQPGGSYVVKPGDTLYKIARANNVDIESVKRWNNLSDPNQISVGQVLKMSGGSSTGAQPAPIASVKPQPRPLDQPETPAATTTTPPPDATPAPAPVDVKPAPRAADASVINWAWPASGAIVQTFNASSKGIDISGALGDPITAAADGLVKYSGNGVRGLGNLIIVEHQNGFITAYAHNRALLVKTGQNVKRGAKIAELGQSDTTSPRLHFEIRRQGTPVDPMQYLPTR; encoded by the coding sequence ATGCTCAACGGGCAGTCGCAACTGACCGATATGACTATGGGCGCGTCCATGACGCGCCTGCGCCGCCCGCTCTTTATCGTGGGGGCACTCAGCCTGGCTATTTTGGCCGGCTGCGCATCAAAAGGAACTCGCGCTCCGGTGGTCGACATGACCGCCGGACAGCCAGCGTCAACGGCTCAGCCCGGTGGCAGCTATGTGGTCAAGCCGGGCGACACGCTTTACAAGATCGCCCGCGCCAACAACGTGGATATCGAAAGCGTCAAGCGCTGGAATAACCTCAGCGACCCCAACCAGATCTCAGTCGGCCAGGTGCTGAAGATGTCCGGCGGCTCCAGCACGGGCGCGCAGCCCGCACCGATCGCCAGCGTCAAGCCGCAACCGCGTCCGCTTGACCAGCCGGAAACCCCCGCTGCCACGACGACCACGCCGCCGCCCGATGCAACGCCCGCGCCCGCGCCGGTCGACGTCAAGCCCGCCCCGCGCGCGGCGGACGCCAGCGTCATCAACTGGGCATGGCCGGCCAGCGGCGCCATCGTGCAGACCTTTAACGCCAGCAGCAAGGGCATCGACATTTCCGGCGCGCTGGGCGACCCGATCACCGCCGCGGCGGATGGCCTGGTCAAGTACAGCGGCAACGGCGTGCGCGGCTTGGGCAACCTGATCATCGTTGAACACCAGAACGGCTTCATTACCGCTTACGCGCACAACCGCGCGCTGCTCGTGAAGACGGGCCAGAACGTCAAGCGCGGCGCCAAGATCGCCGAACTTGGCCAAAGCGACACTACGTCGCCGCGCCTGCACTTTGAAATCCGTCGCCAAGGCACGCCGGTCGACCCGATGCAGTACCTGCCCACGCGATGA
- a CDS encoding MFS transporter, giving the protein MPIAVYLFSVCTFAFGLSEFVVAGLVSAMADSLHARIEAVGTAIAAYAFGAAIGAPLLTAWVAHWRDRRILACAMAILAVGSGLMSVSATLPVLLGVRFAVGLAHGVFMAVASDAATRLVEPARAGRAVAVVWIGLTVALALGVPLGTFLGSLWSWRLVFLAIGVLALVGLGGLLCCMPGRSTPPQPDAQSGSQSGSQPGSQPGSQAGSQPGQLAGQGPSRRGSVPPRPQAGSGMAAGLRAIAHPRMLMTAGVGALVSVATFCFFTYVSPYLLQVTGAGVRQLSTAMLLFGLFSIGGNLLGGYLADRMDPDRAAMLALAALVATMLALFQFRASSWAVLALAGALGLVFFCIVTVLTLRLLKQAQHYVPAFTAVAAGLNIASFNLGTAVGGGLGSLTIAWARLPVLPLAGAAAALAAMTALWWQSTCADITRTA; this is encoded by the coding sequence ATGCCCATCGCCGTCTATCTCTTCTCTGTTTGCACCTTCGCTTTTGGCCTGTCGGAGTTTGTTGTCGCGGGCCTGGTGTCTGCGATGGCCGATAGCCTGCACGCCCGCATTGAAGCGGTGGGCACGGCGATCGCGGCCTACGCTTTTGGCGCTGCTATCGGCGCACCGCTCCTGACTGCGTGGGTGGCGCACTGGCGAGACCGCCGCATTCTGGCCTGCGCGATGGCGATATTGGCAGTGGGCAGCGGCTTGATGAGCGTGTCAGCGACGCTGCCCGTCTTGCTGGGCGTGCGTTTCGCCGTCGGCTTGGCGCATGGTGTCTTCATGGCCGTGGCGTCGGACGCGGCGACGCGGCTGGTGGAGCCGGCACGCGCGGGCCGCGCCGTCGCCGTCGTGTGGATCGGCCTGACCGTGGCGCTGGCGCTTGGCGTGCCGCTGGGCACGTTCCTGGGCAGCTTGTGGTCCTGGCGCCTGGTGTTCCTGGCGATTGGTGTGTTGGCCTTGGTTGGGCTGGGCGGGCTGCTGTGTTGCATGCCGGGTCGGTCAACTCCGCCGCAGCCGGATGCACAGTCGGGCTCACAGTCGGGCTCACAGCCGGGCTCACAGCCGGGCTCACAGGCGGGCTCACAGCCGGGGCAATTGGCAGGCCAGGGGCCAAGCCGACGGGGCAGCGTCCCGCCGCGACCCCAAGCCGGCTCCGGCATGGCCGCAGGCTTGCGCGCCATTGCCCACCCGCGCATGTTGATGACGGCCGGCGTCGGTGCGCTGGTCAGCGTGGCGACGTTCTGCTTTTTCACCTACGTGTCGCCCTACCTGTTGCAGGTCACCGGGGCCGGCGTGCGGCAACTTAGCACGGCCATGCTGCTGTTCGGCCTGTTTTCCATCGGCGGCAATCTGCTGGGCGGGTATCTCGCGGACCGCATGGACCCCGACCGCGCCGCCATGCTGGCATTGGCGGCCCTGGTGGCAACCATGCTGGCCCTGTTCCAGTTCCGCGCGTCGTCTTGGGCCGTGCTGGCGCTGGCGGGGGCGCTGGGCTTGGTGTTCTTTTGCATCGTGACCGTGCTGACGCTGCGACTGCTCAAACAGGCCCAGCATTACGTGCCGGCGTTCACGGCGGTGGCGGCGGGCTTGAACATCGCCTCTTTCAACCTGGGCACCGCTGTGGGCGGCGGGCTGGGCAGCCTGACCATCGCCTGGGCACGACTGCCCGTGTTGCCGCTGGCGGGAGCCGCGGCAGCATTGGCCGCCATGACGGCGTTGTGGTGGCAATCGACTTGCGCCGACATCACGCGGACGGCTTGA
- a CDS encoding protein-L-isoaspartate(D-aspartate) O-methyltransferase, producing MRKRVSQPDVSQAVPGRPSPARYDSGRLSPGVTATNSNTRISAATLPRQTQAPAPAAGNNLGLNSDRLRQAMVQRLRGQGITDERVLNAMAAVPRHLFVDEALASRAYEDAALPIGHSQTISQPWVVARMIAAACEDRAPTRVLEVGAGCGYQAAVLAQFVREVHSIERIRGLYELAREHLRALRLTTRIRLIYGDGTLGLPGVAPFDAIVVAAAGLAIPQALLTQLAPGGRLIAPEGGTNQRLVLIERTGAASWKRTELEAVRFVPLRAGIQS from the coding sequence ATGCGCAAACGCGTAAGCCAACCCGATGTCTCGCAGGCCGTGCCCGGCCGGCCCAGCCCGGCCCGCTACGACTCGGGTCGCCTCAGCCCCGGCGTCACGGCCACCAACAGCAACACCCGTATTTCAGCCGCCACGCTGCCCCGCCAGACCCAGGCGCCGGCGCCTGCGGCGGGAAACAATCTTGGCTTGAATTCGGACCGACTGCGCCAGGCGATGGTGCAGCGCCTGCGGGGCCAGGGCATCACCGACGAGCGCGTCTTGAACGCCATGGCCGCCGTGCCGCGTCATCTGTTTGTCGACGAAGCACTGGCCAGCCGCGCGTACGAAGACGCCGCGTTGCCCATCGGCCATTCACAAACCATCTCGCAACCGTGGGTGGTCGCGCGCATGATCGCGGCGGCTTGCGAAGACCGCGCGCCGACCCGCGTGTTGGAAGTGGGCGCGGGTTGCGGCTATCAAGCGGCAGTGCTCGCGCAGTTCGTGCGCGAGGTCCATTCCATTGAACGCATCCGTGGTCTTTACGAGCTTGCGCGCGAGCATTTACGCGCCTTGCGGCTGACTACGCGCATCCGCCTGATCTATGGCGACGGCACGCTGGGCCTGCCCGGCGTGGCGCCGTTCGATGCTATCGTTGTGGCTGCCGCTGGCCTGGCCATTCCGCAAGCGCTGCTTACGCAGCTGGCGCCGGGCGGACGCCTGATCGCTCCCGAAGGGGGCACGAACCAGCGCTTGGTGCTGATCGAACGCACCGGCGCGGCCAGCTGGAAACGCACTGAATTAGAGGCCGTGCGCTTTGTGCCGCTACGCGCCGGAATACAATCTTGA
- a CDS encoding Imm51 family immunity protein, with protein sequence MTIDFEEAIKPFSWMEYEGNFSVSLNVGEYKEEVFRRRRVEGFLGTGYDWTSLAVVFLTEKQPDLDESIDFDPEADTFCAYSSDSEALKAFALAFKAACEDKKLIQDLFSRAELD encoded by the coding sequence GTGACTATCGATTTCGAAGAAGCAATCAAGCCTTTTTCCTGGATGGAATACGAAGGCAACTTCTCGGTAAGCCTGAATGTCGGGGAATACAAGGAAGAAGTTTTCCGCCGCAGAAGGGTAGAGGGTTTCCTGGGGACGGGCTACGACTGGACCTCGCTGGCGGTCGTTTTTCTGACCGAGAAACAGCCGGACCTGGATGAGTCGATCGATTTCGATCCGGAAGCCGATACGTTCTGCGCTTATTCGTCCGATAGCGAAGCGCTTAAGGCCTTCGCCCTGGCGTTCAAGGCTGCGTGCGAAGACAAAAAGCTGATTCAAGATCTGTTTTCTCGCGCCGAGCTGGACTGA
- the cueR gene encoding Cu(I)-responsive transcriptional regulator has translation MNIGEAAKSSGISAKMIRYYESIGLIGPAVRTDSGYRVYSDHDLHTLRFVRRARDLGFSVEQMNELLALWKDRSRASADVKRIALEHVQELERKAEALHDMAATLKHLAQNCHGDDRPDCPILETLGRSH, from the coding sequence ATGAATATCGGCGAAGCCGCAAAAAGCTCGGGCATCTCGGCCAAGATGATCCGGTACTACGAAAGCATCGGGTTGATCGGGCCGGCGGTGCGCACGGATTCCGGCTACCGGGTCTACAGCGACCACGACCTGCACACGCTGCGCTTTGTGCGCCGCGCGCGTGACCTTGGCTTCTCTGTTGAGCAAATGAACGAGTTGCTGGCGCTATGGAAGGACCGCAGCCGCGCCAGCGCGGACGTCAAGCGCATTGCGCTGGAGCATGTGCAGGAGCTTGAGCGCAAGGCCGAAGCCCTGCACGACATGGCCGCCACGCTCAAGCATCTGGCGCAGAACTGCCACGGAGACGACCGGCCCGATTGCCCCATCCTGGAAACGCTGGGGCGCTCGCACTAG
- a CDS encoding LysR substrate-binding domain-containing protein gives MIETRLLRQFVAVAETLHFNRAAQRLHMAQPPLSQAIRRLEAEIGAALFVRTNRSVALTPAGAAFLQSARSILDALDDGVAHTRRVAQGMDGHLTLAFINIAPYPTLLRALRDFRGAHPAVAFTLQEATTQEQVLALEAGHADIGFMRPPGTTTPSLRFESLLQEPIQVALPAGHPLQARAVVELAALKDEDFVASPRRLGQGFHDQLIQLCQTAGFVPRVAQEARQLQTVAALVAAGFGVALLPTSVAQAGRADVVFRPLATDAPAALLQVELLMAWNPARDSPVRDRLLDVVRSVTQDAQRE, from the coding sequence ATGATCGAAACCCGTTTGTTGCGGCAATTTGTCGCCGTGGCGGAAACCCTGCACTTCAATCGCGCGGCGCAGCGCCTGCACATGGCGCAGCCGCCGCTCAGTCAGGCTATCCGCCGGCTGGAAGCGGAGATCGGCGCGGCCCTGTTTGTACGTACCAATCGCAGCGTGGCGCTGACCCCGGCCGGCGCGGCGTTCCTGCAATCGGCACGCAGCATTCTGGACGCGCTGGACGACGGCGTCGCCCACACGCGGCGCGTCGCCCAAGGCATGGACGGCCATCTGACGCTGGCGTTCATCAACATTGCGCCGTATCCCACGTTATTGCGCGCGTTGCGGGACTTCCGTGGCGCGCATCCCGCCGTGGCCTTCACGCTGCAAGAGGCCACCACGCAAGAGCAGGTGCTGGCGCTTGAGGCCGGCCACGCCGATATCGGCTTCATGCGGCCGCCCGGTACCACGACGCCCAGCCTGCGATTTGAATCGCTGCTGCAAGAACCCATCCAAGTGGCCTTGCCCGCCGGGCATCCCCTGCAAGCGCGCGCGGTGGTCGAGCTGGCTGCATTGAAAGACGAGGACTTTGTGGCGTCGCCCCGACGGCTGGGCCAAGGGTTTCACGATCAGTTGATCCAGCTTTGCCAGACGGCCGGCTTTGTTCCCCGGGTGGCGCAGGAAGCGCGCCAGTTGCAGACCGTGGCGGCGCTGGTCGCGGCGGGTTTCGGGGTGGCGTTGCTGCCCACATCGGTCGCTCAGGCGGGGCGCGCCGACGTGGTGTTTCGGCCACTGGCGACCGATGCGCCGGCTGCCTTGTTGCAGGTGGAACTGTTGATGGCGTGGAATCCCGCGCGGGATTCTCCGGTGCGGGACCGCCTGCTGGACGTTGTCCGTTCAGTTACGCAAGACGCGCAGCGCGAGTAA
- the plsY gene encoding glycerol-3-phosphate 1-O-acyltransferase PlsY codes for MAITEPSLAFTAALILLAYLIGSVPFAVVVSKLMGLQDPRSYGSKNPGATNVLRTGNKTAAALTLLGDAAKGWFAIWLAERLAPGIAPAGLALVALAAFVGHLYPVFLGFKGGKGVATALGVLVAIQPWLAVATAATWLIVAVFFRYSSLASLVAAFFAPVYYVFGSGLAWYAQPAMGVALAVIGVLLFYRHRANITRLVQGTESKIGGKKKPG; via the coding sequence ATGGCGATTACCGAACCCTCCCTGGCGTTCACCGCCGCGCTCATCCTGCTGGCTTACCTGATCGGCTCCGTGCCGTTCGCCGTGGTCGTCAGCAAGCTGATGGGGCTGCAGGACCCTCGCAGCTACGGGTCCAAGAACCCGGGCGCGACCAATGTGCTGCGTACCGGCAACAAGACGGCCGCCGCGCTGACCTTGCTGGGCGACGCGGCCAAGGGTTGGTTCGCCATCTGGCTGGCCGAAAGACTGGCCCCCGGCATCGCGCCGGCCGGTCTGGCGCTGGTGGCGCTGGCCGCTTTCGTGGGCCACCTGTATCCGGTTTTTCTCGGTTTCAAGGGCGGCAAGGGCGTGGCAACGGCGCTGGGTGTGCTGGTCGCGATCCAGCCCTGGCTGGCCGTGGCCACCGCCGCCACCTGGCTGATCGTTGCCGTGTTCTTCCGGTATTCGTCGCTGGCTTCGCTGGTGGCGGCATTCTTCGCGCCGGTCTACTACGTGTTCGGCTCGGGCCTGGCCTGGTACGCGCAGCCGGCCATGGGCGTGGCGCTGGCGGTGATCGGCGTGCTGCTGTTCTATCGTCACCGCGCCAACATCACGCGCCTGGTCCAGGGCACCGAAAGCAAGATCGGCGGCAAGAAAAAGCCCGGTTGA
- the tsaD gene encoding tRNA (adenosine(37)-N6)-threonylcarbamoyltransferase complex transferase subunit TsaD: MIILGFESSCDETGVAAVCTERGLLAHALHTQIAMHQEYGGVVPELASRDHIRRVVPLTRQVLQDAGLQMSDIGAVAYTAGPGLAGALLVGASVAQSFAWSRHLPAIGIHHLEGHLLSPMLADPRPDFPFVALLVSGGHTQLMRVDGVGRYELLGETLDDAAGEAFDKSAKLMGLGYPGGPALAKLAGQGDASRFDLPRPMLHSGDLDFSFSGLKTAVLTRVKAAEKAGGLDGQTRADLAAATQGAIVDVLAAKAIKALKQTGLRRLVVAGGVGANQLLRAKLAAALKPLRAQAYFPPLELCTDNGAMIAFAAAERVKAGLVKLDADAHSFTVKPRWDLADIA, encoded by the coding sequence ATGATTATCCTCGGCTTTGAAAGCTCCTGCGACGAAACCGGTGTCGCAGCCGTCTGTACGGAACGCGGTCTGCTGGCGCACGCGCTGCATACCCAGATCGCCATGCACCAGGAATATGGTGGCGTGGTGCCCGAACTTGCCTCGCGCGACCATATCCGGCGCGTGGTTCCCTTGACTCGCCAGGTGCTGCAAGACGCGGGCCTGCAAATGTCGGATATCGGCGCGGTGGCCTATACGGCCGGGCCGGGCTTGGCCGGCGCCTTGCTGGTAGGCGCCAGCGTGGCGCAGTCCTTCGCGTGGTCACGGCATTTGCCGGCCATCGGCATCCATCACCTGGAAGGCCACCTGCTGTCGCCCATGTTGGCCGACCCGCGCCCCGACTTTCCTTTTGTGGCGTTGCTGGTGTCCGGCGGCCATACGCAGCTGATGCGGGTGGACGGCGTGGGACGCTACGAACTGCTGGGCGAAACGCTGGACGACGCCGCGGGCGAAGCCTTCGACAAATCGGCCAAGCTGATGGGCCTGGGCTATCCCGGCGGCCCGGCGCTGGCAAAGCTGGCGGGGCAGGGCGATGCCAGCCGTTTCGACCTGCCGCGCCCCATGTTGCACAGCGGTGACCTGGACTTCAGTTTCAGCGGTTTGAAAACCGCCGTGCTGACCCGCGTGAAGGCGGCGGAAAAGGCGGGCGGGCTGGACGGGCAGACGCGGGCCGACCTGGCGGCGGCGACTCAGGGCGCGATCGTGGACGTATTGGCCGCCAAGGCAATCAAGGCGTTGAAGCAGACGGGATTGCGCCGTCTGGTGGTGGCCGGCGGCGTGGGGGCCAATCAGTTGTTGCGGGCCAAATTGGCCGCGGCGCTCAAGCCCTTGCGGGCCCAGGCGTATTTTCCGCCCTTGGAACTGTGCACCGATAACGGCGCGATGATCGCCTTCGCGGCGGCTGAAAGGGTCAAGGCCGGGCTGGTGAAACTGGACGCCGATGCGCACAGCTTCACGGTCAAACCCCGCTGGGATCTTGCCGATATTGCCTGA
- the rlmD gene encoding 23S rRNA (uracil(1939)-C(5))-methyltransferase RlmD gives MSDVLSIESLDLEARGIARRDGKVVFVEGALPGERVTTVTLRRKPSYEIARVDEVMRPSSQRVQPRCPHFGVCGGCAMQHLEPSTQVAIKQRSLEDTFWHVGKLRPALILPPLQGPTWGYRYRARLSVRVVPKKGGVLVGFHERKSSYVADMRECHVLPRHVSDLLLPLREMIGSMSAPDRMPQIEVSLGEGVTALVLRHLLPLTDGDIAILRAFAAKHDVQWWLQAKGPETVHPLEREHADTLSYTMPEFGLRMPYRPTDFTQVNHAINRAMVSRALKLLDVQPTDRVADLFCGLGNFTLPLATQGREAVGVEGSKALTDRAFDAAARHGLAERTSFATLNLFEVDAHWLRSLGYFDRMLIDPPREGAHAVSQALAELSVQERPRRIVYVSCNPATLARDAAILVHEGGYELKSAGVINMFPHTGHVESIAVFESLDAEGVAEVKERARQRAIQAEADAIAAEEAKALAAAEKAAAKQAATDAYHARVAAEAAEAGVVGQAPEADVAQADADTVAEPVAPVKD, from the coding sequence ATGTCAGACGTTTTGAGTATTGAGTCCCTGGATCTGGAAGCCAGGGGAATCGCCCGCCGCGACGGCAAAGTCGTGTTCGTGGAAGGCGCGCTGCCGGGTGAACGGGTCACCACCGTAACGCTGCGCCGCAAGCCATCCTACGAAATCGCCCGCGTGGACGAGGTCATGCGCCCGTCGTCGCAACGCGTCCAGCCGCGCTGCCCGCACTTCGGGGTCTGTGGCGGCTGCGCCATGCAGCACCTGGAACCCAGCACGCAAGTGGCCATCAAGCAACGGTCGCTGGAAGATACCTTCTGGCACGTCGGCAAGCTGCGCCCCGCGCTCATCCTGCCGCCGCTGCAAGGCCCCACCTGGGGCTATCGCTACCGCGCGCGCCTGTCGGTGCGCGTCGTGCCCAAGAAGGGCGGGGTGCTGGTGGGCTTTCACGAACGTAAAAGCAGCTATGTGGCCGACATGCGCGAATGCCATGTGCTGCCGCGCCACGTCAGCGACCTGCTGTTGCCGCTGCGCGAGATGATCGGCTCAATGTCGGCGCCTGACCGCATGCCGCAAATCGAGGTGTCGTTGGGTGAAGGTGTGACGGCGCTGGTGCTGCGCCATCTGCTACCCCTGACCGACGGCGATATCGCCATCCTGCGCGCCTTTGCCGCCAAGCACGACGTGCAGTGGTGGTTGCAGGCCAAGGGCCCGGAAACGGTGCACCCGCTAGAGCGCGAGCATGCCGACACGCTGTCGTACACCATGCCCGAATTCGGCCTGCGCATGCCGTATCGGCCCACCGATTTCACGCAGGTCAACCACGCCATCAACCGCGCGATGGTCTCGCGTGCGCTCAAGTTGCTGGACGTGCAGCCCACCGACCGCGTCGCCGACCTGTTCTGTGGCCTGGGCAACTTCACCTTGCCGCTGGCAACCCAGGGCCGCGAAGCCGTGGGCGTGGAAGGCAGCAAGGCACTGACTGATCGCGCATTTGACGCGGCGGCGCGCCATGGCCTGGCCGAACGCACCAGCTTTGCCACCTTGAACCTGTTCGAGGTCGACGCCCACTGGCTGCGCAGCCTGGGCTATTTCGACCGCATGCTGATCGACCCGCCGCGCGAAGGCGCGCACGCCGTGTCGCAGGCACTGGCGGAATTGTCCGTGCAAGAGCGCCCGCGCCGCATCGTCTACGTGTCCTGTAACCCGGCCACGTTGGCGCGCGACGCGGCCATTCTGGTGCACGAAGGGGGCTATGAATTGAAGAGCGCCGGCGTCATCAACATGTTCCCGCACACGGGCCATGTGGAATCGATTGCGGTGTTCGAATCGTTGGACGCCGAGGGCGTGGCCGAAGTCAAGGAACGCGCACGCCAGCGCGCCATCCAGGCCGAAGCCGACGCCATCGCGGCAGAAGAGGCCAAGGCGCTTGCCGCCGCTGAAAAAGCGGCCGCCAAGCAAGCGGCAACCGATGCGTACCACGCGCGCGTTGCCGCCGAGGCTGCCGAAGCGGGCGTTGTCGGGCAAGCCCCCGAAGCCGACGTTGCGCAAGCCGACGCCGACACCGTCGCGGAACCCGTCGCGCCAGTAAAAGACTGA
- a CDS encoding TorF family putative porin encodes MKKTLLALPFALAACFASTAQAEPTDLGGGFSLSGNATIASDYRFRGYSQTDFRPAVQVGIDLTHSSGFYLGNWNSNVSDFVFTDGNLEMDFYGGWKGDVGGGFTLDAGVLHYYYPGSSSPKGGNYNNTDLYLGASYGNYSLKYSYTPSDFFSTPDSKGTWYLDGTATFDLGDGWGLLGHLGYQKLKNQTNMDGDSIGHYVDYKLGVTKDIKGWVLGLAAVGATKDNWLPTKYGHPSGRLGAVFSVARTF; translated from the coding sequence ATGAAGAAGACGTTGCTAGCCTTGCCTTTTGCGCTTGCCGCTTGTTTCGCCTCGACGGCCCAGGCCGAACCCACCGATCTTGGAGGCGGTTTTTCTCTTAGCGGTAACGCCACCATCGCCAGCGACTATCGCTTCCGCGGCTATTCCCAGACCGACTTCCGGCCCGCCGTGCAAGTTGGCATCGACCTGACCCATAGTTCGGGCTTCTACCTGGGCAACTGGAACTCCAACGTCTCCGACTTCGTGTTTACCGACGGCAACCTGGAAATGGATTTCTACGGCGGCTGGAAGGGCGACGTGGGCGGCGGCTTCACGCTGGACGCCGGCGTGCTGCATTACTACTACCCCGGTTCCAGCTCGCCCAAGGGCGGTAACTACAACAACACCGACCTCTACCTGGGCGCGTCCTACGGCAACTACTCGCTGAAGTATTCCTACACGCCCAGCGACTTTTTCAGCACGCCCGACAGCAAGGGTACGTGGTACCTGGACGGCACCGCCACGTTCGACCTGGGCGATGGCTGGGGCCTGCTGGGACACCTGGGCTATCAAAAGCTGAAGAACCAAACAAACATGGACGGCGACTCCATCGGCCACTACGTGGACTACAAGCTGGGCGTCACCAAGGACATCAAGGGCTGGGTGCTGGGGCTGGCGGCCGTGGGCGCCACCAAGGACAACTGGCTGCCCACCAAGTACGGCCACCCGTCCGGCCGACTGGGTGCGGTGTTCTCGGTGGCACGTACGTTCTGA